AGAATCCAGAATGCATTTCATAACCATCACTGACGCTTATGCTAAGACATATTAGATAATGGGCTTCTTAGTTAAATAGATTCAAATTTTTAAGACATGATGATTTCTATTTAATATTGAGTATTAGTTAGAGTAGCTATGGTGAAACTgatcaaaattgaaaaattaaaattactattgATTAGCAATCCAGTTTTGTCATAAATGCATGTCTAGCTCTCAAAAGCCATATAAtttccaaaaatgaaagaaacatagCTTAAAGTCTAATCATCCATCTtcataaaacatgaataaatcCAGAAACTACGAGTGATTGAATTTTCAACAGTTGTTTTCCCTTTGCACAACAAATGGCTTTGTAACCCAATATGTTATTAATATAGCCACAGTAAAATCCTGTAAGGAACCAGCTGTGCTCATTTAAACTTGGGAGAAGAGGGTagcaaggaggagggagagaaggtttCTAACCTTCAAACTAAATAACTGGGATGCATTTAGTGTTTTCATACACAGGCATATGTTGGAAGAGGTGCGCATGCTGTTGGATTTAGCCGTTGTGCAACAGAGTAGAGTTATAGGGAAAAGGAAGAGATGCAACTTGATTTGGGCAAATATTATTAGGAGCCCGTCTCTGTGTTTGCATTCAAGCTCTCTTTGCCGCTGCTCCTGTAGGAGttgtgagaaagagaaagtgcACATTATAGCATGGATTGTTTTCAACAGACTTGAAGTTTGCAAATCTGTTGAATCCCTCTGTCAGTGTTTCTTCGCTGTCAAACAGAATGCCCAGCTGGCAGTGGCAATCCCGATGGGGAGGGAGGGCTATGGATAGATTGTGTTCACCCTGCAACAAGAATATTAGGCATTCTTCTTCCCAAACTATAAGTGGAGAGAAAAGAGCTTTCTCAGCCATGCCATtataaaagttttcttctttctttcttttttttttaactttcatagaGAATGTTTCATTTAATGAAAACCTTTCAGTACACTTTATTCAGGTAACTTTCATAAAGAGAGAAACTAcagcattaaaatatataatataatctatAATTATGATAAAGGCTTTGGttagaaaaaggaagcaaaacttTTGCTCATAGGTGATCCTGATTCTCATTGGGGCAAACACacaagcttgtttttttttttttttttattatttttttttaatacaaagtgCGAGATTTCACTAAAAAAGGTTAAAATTGAAGTGAGTAATCTTCGGTGCATAATGCAATTGTTAATTTTAGCTCCTTGCGTGGGTGCCGTTCTGACTTGAACAGCCGGCTGTAGCCTTCATTAGAGAAGAAGCAGGCAGTTTGAGACAGGTGGAGCTGGATCAAGCTGTGAACGTGATTTGCTGGAAGCTGGTCATTAGTGTTAGAAACACCGTCTTATTTATTTCATCCTTCACCCTACCATGATtattgcaattattattatttacttttcatcttttttcaggTTGACGATGTGTCACACTGTGTAAGGGAATCGCATGGAGATGGGCATTCCGAACTGTTAATGGGGACATGGGACTCCAGTTGTCTCTGATCACTTGTGTGGATTTTCCTGGCGTAGAACGACAGAAGCCGCTAGTAAGTCGCCAAGACCTACAGCAGGAATTCTGCACGAAAGGTAAAGGTCTTGTTGTCTGGCTGTCATCTCATCTGTATTTTAGATTTGTTATTATATAAATGTGCCTGCTTGTATCCAGCAGTTCACTGAATGTAACCATGACAGGATCTGTATCAGAGACTCATTTGGCTTGTAGTTTGGAGAATTAGAGCTCAATTTGTTCACTCCATTTTAAATCTGGTCACGGTCTGTTTTTTACTTAAATGCTCTAAAAAATGAGTTAGGGCAACAGAAGTCCCCTACTCAATGCACTGAGAAACAAGCTGTTTGCCAGTGGAAAAtggaactttttatttcattaaccaCACACACTGAGTGTCACTGAAATATAAGAAATCCATCAGAATGCACTGGATGAAATATCCTAAAACCTCCCAAAACCTGAATGCATTGCTTACTAGTCACTTTACAGACTCAAACTACCATCCTGCTGGAAAACTtccttttacattcccacaatCCTTTGCCGAATAAGCCTGTGTATTTTAAAGATATCATTAGATACCATCTGTTTTGTCATGGTAGATTTTAGTGAAATTTCTGTGGTTTAGATTTTTCTCACGCTTCCTATTTTTAGTTGGAAATAAAGTTACTGAATTAGTAAATGGTAATTGAACACTCTCAAAGAAACATATTAAAACTCTTATTTGTCCAATAATAATTACCATTGTAATGACTGGGAATGGGACAGTCATTGCTTGGGAATTTTTTGTAAAAGAACTAACTTTCTAAGCTACAGcgcctctctctccttctccttcttctttctcttttctttcttcttcttcttctctctttcctcctcctccttcctcctcctcctccctccttctctttcttcttttttttctttctatttttctcacaGCTTAAAAAAAGTGAGGAGGAAGTAAATGTTAAATTATTCATGAGCCTCATTTGACAGCACATCAGAAGGGGAAGTGTCAGGGGTTTTATAAaggtagggagaaaaaaaataataacagatttTAACTCTGAAAAGCCATTTCCAGTGTCTGTAGTCTATCGTGAGCATGGAGAAGTAGAGTTTAGTTGGGATAGCTTCATTAGAGCTGCCTGCCAAAGACTCCCTTCCACAGGATCTTGTCGCACCAGTAACTGACAGGAGCTTGGGAGAGGGCTTACGTTTTTAATAACGTAGCTGTCAGTTCGAAACCTGGAAATGTGGACCCTGAAAGGTTTATTGCCAAAATTAGATACCATATTTATGCTGAATTGTTACCTTCTCAATAGATTTTTTGCCCTTTCAGACTACTGTATTCCTTATATGTAGGGAAGCATGTCTATGTTTGGAACctgcaaataatttttcagtCATCTTAGAGATGCTGCAGAACATCAATACCACATCTTGAGTCAGAAGTCGAGGGTCCTTTATTCAAAAGTGGGAGAAATATCCTCTTTTGTTGCTTCTACCCTGTAGTGGAGAATCGGGGACTGGTAGTTGTGTGGGAGTTAGGTGTCTCTAAGATTTGTTGAACCATTTTGATGGCAAGGTGTATTCACAAGTGTGTGTAAAGGGGGTGTGGATGGGACAACTGCATCTGCCTCTTGTGCATGCCTTGGGTACTTGATTTCACcttgttttttcctccttttgtaTAAAATTCTCAAAATTGCTCATTTGGATTTGaatatgaaaagagaaatgaaatatctaaAGAATGATAGTAAATACCTTGCACTGACTTTATTTTCTGATACCTTAACCTTCTAGGGCATAAAatcttgttattttaatttgcaccTGGGAGAATGTCTGAGCAAGGAGACCTGAATCAGGCGATAGCAGAGGAAGGAGGGACTGAGCAGGAGGCGGCTACTCCAGAGAACGGGATTGTTAAATCAGAGAGTCTGGATGAAGAGGAGAAACTGGAACTTCAGGTGAGTGGGCATGAAGAGACCCTGACTCTCATACAACTGTGTGCAGAtcccttcttttattttcagaatactttaaagatttattttttaaagagtttcacTAGTTGTATCATTAGGAAATGCTAGTCTCctactttttcaatttttgtcaCTTTTTGTCCTAATCCAACCATGCTCTAAAATGTGTTTTGTGGGGAAAAAAGTCATaggaaagtatttattttctgaatttgcacACAGCATCCCCTTACCAATTTCCAGAACACCTCAAGGTGTACATGGAGGGCTTCTCCCAAGGCAGCTTCAGACtagctgagttttaaaaatgaatttgctGTTCTGTAGAAAGGTGAAGACTCAATTTATGGTAAACTAAGAAAAATCAAAGGCAGGTAGGTGTTCCTTTGACTTTCATGGGCATGCTAAGGCTCAAGTCTTATTAGCAAACAAGCTAAACCCTAGAATTCCTAGCCACAGAGAGAATActagaaggaggaagaaagactgGGAGtgattaaaggaaatgaaaaagtgTTGTGAAACACATCATGATTTACAAGGGAAAGAGATTTGGTAGAAGGAAAGCAAACTGCACTTACAAATAGCTTGTAAGTACTGATTTTCTTTTAACTAAACTACAGAAGTGTTAACTCTTTATATACCAACAGTTAACAAAGGCAGATAACTGCATGATGGCCAAAAGACTTCAAAGCTggcttttccttttcccctttccaATAGTTGCTATAAAGAGAAAAGAGCTAAAAGTTAGTCAAAAGTTTTTTAAAGCTAGGGAAGGAGGAGTCCTCCCTAATGTTTGTGATGTtctgttgctattattattgacTTCTCTACTGCAGCCAGTAgtgacatttttctctctttctctctctctcgcttgttggtttactgtttgtttgttttattttattttgttttattttctttccaacatACAGAGGCGGCTGGAGGCTCAgaatcaagaaagaagaaaatccaagGTAGGCTTCTTAACATTCTAAGTAGACCTGATATCATGGGTATAAATTGCATATTTTATATCAGAATTAAAGGATTTGCCAGCAGTTCAGATGATTGTGTCCAGATATTGTGGGGGATCCCGGTTGTACTGGTGCTGGCTGTTTCTGATGGGGTTGTGTTTATGCGtgtcttactttctggcactatatattttttaattagaggATTTAGTGTTCAAATACCtgtaaatgtatgtatttgaTCCTGTTTTCACACTTAGAGATTTGACAGTACTTTACAAAACAAACGaccacttgttttgtttttattttaaataaaatttagagtaGATGTTTTATTCTCACTACTTGATTTCTGCCTTGAAGTAAACAGATACAGCTGTTTAGTACATACTTTTCATCCTTTTAACCATCTTCTCAGTCAAATCTCCTGCAAACTTAGTTTTAGTAGAAATcaattttgccattttttcctCCTGATATTTTCATGAAATGACAGGAATTCATTCTTCATATGTTCCCAATGTGATGCACACAATttactaaaagtattttttttaatttatctgttcACATTTCTCTTTACTTCCATCCCCATCAATATAGAGGTATGATGCTTAGAGCCAATGTAGACAGTAATGATTGGCAGACTTGAAGTTTGGTTTTAAAAACCTCATTTGGGGAAGTCATGTAAATGTGGAGATGATTTGGCAGTGCGAGAATGTTTCCTGcttgtttcctttattttccttcccttcccttttctttccccgTCTCCTAGTCAGGAGCAGGAAAAGGTAAACTGACTCGCAGTCTTGCTGTCTGTGAGGAATCTTCTGCCAGACCAGGAGGTGAAAGTCTTCAGGATCAGGTATATCCCCTTGTCATTATCATTAATTGCATGAACGGGATCCACCTTTGTGTGCATGACTCTTAATTTGGTGTTAAACAGTGTTTTGGGggagaaaaatataattgaagaaaataattcattttttggCTTCATCCCTTGCTTATTCAACATTCTAAAATAGTGTAATGGTTTGTCACAGagtattacatttgtttttttccagactCTCTGAAAACTGCAAATGGAAAGGAATTCAAAAGAATTTagattaaaagttaaataaaaagtaGGCACAGTAGTGCTGAATTTCCTCAAAGGCTCTCTTTTGATAAGGCTGAACCAAATATAATCCCAAGtatcctctctccttccttgttGGAGATGTCTTACCTCTCAGCTCCCCAAAATGCActtgcctataagaaacacaaTTGTTGGTTCATATGAAACTTAGGAAATAGCGAATAAGGTGCATTGAACTTTGGAGAAATACTTTTATGGCCTTTGGTGGAGATTTCTCAATACTGCAAAAGTTGTCCAGAAATGAATCTGAGCTGATGGTGACTTTAATATTATTAATCTATCACTGCATATTTTTACCCTTATTTTTGCTCCTTACAGCAAGATTAGTaggttataaaaatttaaatttcagcaaAATTATTTCATGACAAAATGGGAAACTTCACAtcatacttatttttgtttgccttttaggCATCATATTAGCTTTTATAAAAAATGGTCTTGCTGCTGAAATTGTACTTATTttatcagaggctgggagcaGTCAAGACAAAAGTAAAATGGTTTACCTGAGCCCAGGGGAGGGAAAAATTGATTAAgatatcattatttttgtttggtttggttttgcttttttctttttactttaattgAAATACTCTGAATTCCCCTCATGGAAACAGAGAGCATTGAGAGCACTTTCTTTAAAAGgaccaaaaataaattcctaATAGATTTTGTcctaagagtgtgtgtgtttttttttttctagcatcaTTTTCTCAACACGCCACTCATGTCATAAGGCATGGACAGGCTCTCTTTCAGTGGCCATTACTGTGTTTCGTACACATGCTTTATTTTACTTGGGCTCTGAGAAACGTGTAGCTTTCCTTCAGCATTTTATTTGTGcttctattttttaatggagattGAAAAGGGAGAATCATGTGAATATCATGGCTTATATTATCAAATGTTGATTGATGGCTTGTAATGTACTGCACACAATATATGTTAACTCTGCAGAATGACAGGCCCTGTAAGAAGTAATGCCCCAGTTGTCCCCCACTCCTAATGCCAGGCAGAGAAGGACAGCCTTTATAGACTTAATCTGCTTTTGGTCCCATTTGAAAAGGTACCAGGAGGAAATTTTTTAAGGGATCATCTGTATCACAGTGCCCACTCTGGACCTAAGTCTAATGTCTCCATACAATTGGTGCAGAGAAATAAGGTGTAAATGGTGCTTTGTTCCTGCTGGTTCCAAGCTCAGAAACCAAGACTAGCTTTGTAGGAGAGAATGAGAGCCTGCAAGCTTCTCTTTGGATTGGCTGAGGAGTGGTGGGAGCAGGGGGCTGATAGAAAACatccagacacacacatataagcAAGTGGCCGTGCTACCTTTTTAGAgaataaagaaacagaattttgaGTTTATATGCAATGCCTTCATTAGGTACCACCGGCACTTACAAAATGTGCGGACTGAATCCCAGAGAACACGGGCAGAAGTATACAGTATATGGATTGTATCGCTTCCCCAATGTTTGTAAATCCACAGTATTTGGAAAACTGCCTTCATTTTCCAGTGTGGGAAAAACTCTTGCTACCTGTATTACTTGATCTCAGACCCATATCTGATGGTTCAGTCTGTCCTTAAGTTAAAGGAAATTTGCTTTTCTAATGTTATACTATTTACCTATCAGTGTATTACTGCAACTTGAATCACTCTTTTACTGTTGTTGGATATAAACTTATCCTGTACCAATGTATTTATTAACACTTGTATTTTATTATTGAgcatatcaataaaaatattaaaaaataacagattgtTTTTTACCAACTCTATAGCACTTTTGTGTGTTCTTTCAACACCGTAACGTATATGcatagaaaagataatttttttcctgagtatAGTATTTGTCAACACATGGCAtcaatttgtacattttttttatgGTGGATATTCTTTAGCCTCTGCTCATGCATTTATAATATATGTCCAACCCTCTATGATTTTAGATTCATACATACAGAGGCTGGATGTTTCAGTCAGTTTTGAAGAAGCGATGAGATCACCTTCATGGCCTGGGAGCCCTCAGTTTCCCTTGAAGATTAACTGTCAAACTGAATCTTCCCCACCCCAGCCATGTCTTCTGGACCAGAAATGTCCCAGTGATTTATTTAGCAAGTAGAAGCAAATCCTATCCTTAGAACCTGCCTGAACCTTTGCATATTAAGACATTTCTGTCCCAAACTGCAATAAATGACTCTATAATCAAATTACACTCCGTTTTTACaaagtttatatatttacatCCCCAGGAAAAACATGTTGAAGTTGGAAAACTCAGCTAAGATATTTATGATGAAAGGATGTTTTATTTCATCGTTTATATTGTGTGACTTTATAAGCATTGTGAAACAGGGAGTTCACAATGGAGCCCCTT
The sequence above is drawn from the Rhinopithecus roxellana isolate Shanxi Qingling chromosome 1, ASM756505v1, whole genome shotgun sequence genome and encodes:
- the ARPP21 gene encoding cAMP-regulated phosphoprotein 21 isoform X12 — its product is MSEQGDLNQAIAEEGGTEQEAATPENGIVKSESLDEEEKLELQRRLEAQNQERRKSKSGAGKGKLTRSLAVCEESSARPGGESLQDQTL